In Helianthus annuus cultivar XRQ/B chromosome 3, HanXRQr2.0-SUNRISE, whole genome shotgun sequence, a single window of DNA contains:
- the LOC110932744 gene encoding uncharacterized protein LOC110932744, giving the protein MWDPTVFRQSGVIKNRNYLVVSGIIIGSRECVNVVNTYAPNDPISRRHLWMEFCYLKGSLHGSWVFLGDFNEVRCSEERLNSEFNSVNSGLFNDLIRGAGLHEHNMGHTFTYMSDNGKKLSKLDRFLVCDGFLRRWPSATVVALSRYISDYCPIMLSVVAHDFGHIPFRLYNTWLDLLGFEEYVNGLCGSFVFHGAPDLALVTKLKFLKNRIKVWVANEKGKLDDAYEKKKVEVDHLEATTKIWSLLPTKLQQRLAGKAFILDYDRSKQLDVLDYSMTLYVGPGYMSIIWGDTLLPICRIMARS; this is encoded by the coding sequence ATGTGGGACCCAACAGTGTTCAGACAATCAGGGGTTATTAAAAACAGGAACTACCTGGTAGTTTCGGGGATTATAATCGGTTCTAGGGAGTGTGTAAATGTGGTTAATACGTATGCTCCTAATGATCCGATCAGTAGGAGACATTTGTGGATGGAGTTCTGCTATCTAAAGGGGTCGTTGCATGGTAGTTGGGTATTTTTGGGAGATTTTAACGAAGTCCGGTGCTCCGAAGAACGATTAAATTCGGAGTTTAACTCGGTAAATTCTGGATTATTCAATGACTTAATACGTGGGGCTGGGCTACATGAGCATAATATGGGACACACTTTTACCTATATGTCGGATAATGGCAAGAAGTTAAGCAAATTAGATAGATTCTTGGTGTGTGATGGATTCTTGAGGAGGTGGCCGAGTGCAACTGTAGTTGCTCTATCCAGATATATTTCCGATTACTGCCCTATAATGTTATCCGTGGTAGCTCATGATTTTGGACATATTCCGTTTCGATTATACAACACATGGTTGGATCTACTGGGGTTCGAGGAGTATGTTAATGGCTTGTGTGGGTCGTTTGTGTTTCACGGGGCACCAGACCTTgcacttgtcacaaagttgaaaTTTCTTAAAAACCGTATTAAAGTTTGGGTGGCCAACGAGAAGGGGAAACTAGATGACGCGTATGAAAAGAAGAAGGTGGAGGTGGATCATTTAGAAGCCACGACCAAAATATGGTCGTTGCTCCCTACTAAACTACAACAAAGACTTGCGGGTAAGGCTTTTATTCTTGACTATGATAGATCTAAGCAATTGGATGTTCTGGATTATTCAATGACTTTATACGTGGGGCCGGGCTACATGAGCATAATATGGGGGGACACACTTTTACCTATATGTCGGATAATGGCAAGAAGTTAA